Below is a genomic region from Campylobacter geochelonis.
AAACATCATCGCCATTTCCACCACTTAATACATCATCACCTTTGTTACCTATGATAGTATCCATGCCATTATTAGCATTTAATATATCATTACCTACATTCCCTATAAAGTTTATCGTTTCCATCTAATGATGATATAGTACTACCAATGGCATATGCGTATATAATATCATCTTGATTGGTTGGGGTTATTACGGTATTTTTTATATCTTGTAAATTTAGTATTTTATCACTAAATATGATTTTATCTATGCTGGATAGACTGTTTAGCGATGTAGAGTTTTCTTTATCATTTATAAAGAAATCTTCCACCCTTATAGAGTTTGTTCTATCTAATATGCTTTTAAATATAGATATATGGTTTATTTTAATAAGAAGTAAATCTTTATCATCTCTAATGAGTTTGATATCTTTTGAAGAGAGATTGTTAAATTTGATACAATCCACATCAGTTAGATTAGCACTGTGGTTCGAGTTAATTATAGTATCATTTCCAAACATCTCGTCAAATACATATATATCATTTCCAACTCCACCTTTTAGTATATCATTACCACGTCCACCTATTAAAACATCATCTCCAAATCCACCTTCTAAAGTATCATCTCCACTTCCACCATCTAGTATATCATTACCATTATCTCCATGAAGTATATCATCTCCATCATTTCCATTTATAGTGTCATTTCCATTACCTCCATTTATAGTATCATCTCCACCCAATGAGTCAAATGTATCATTTTTGTTTGTTAATGTTAGCCTATCATCACCATCTGTAGCTATAATAGGAGCATTTTTAAGTATTTCGTTTAAATCCCAAATAACTCCATCGCTAAATTTAATATTTTCAACAACACCATTTCCTAGCTCTTCTACTATGTTAAAGTAGTTTTGGATAGTTATGCTATCTTCTGTTTTAACTCCTTTATCATCTATGGTGGTTATAACTAAGTCAGCTAAATCTCTTGTTAGCTTTACTTGTGATGATTTTATATCATTAAATATGATTGTATCATTTGCCCCTGCACTATCATAGATGGTATCATTATCATCTCCTTTAGAAAAACTATATATATCATTACCATTTCCACCATTTAAAGTATCGTTGCCTTTATCACCTATTAAAAATTCGTTTTCGTTTGTTCCATATAAATTATCGCTATTACTCGTGCCATTTATTACACTTCCAAGTATTATAGATAAAAATTTGCCATCATCTTTAGCTAAAGTTATTAAATTTGTTTTAAGTGAGTTCTGGTAGTTTGCTTTATAGATAGTTGCTTTTCTTATAGTGTCTGTTAAGGTTATGATATCATCATATTTTTTAGCTTCATATAGTTTAGTTAGCTCTTGGTTTAAAGAGTTAAATTTATACTCATATCTATTGGTTTGAGCGTTAAAGTGCTGATATTTCAAATCTAAGCTCAACTTCTTATATGTGGTTTGAAGCTCTAAGTTAGTATAGACATAACTTTTAAACTCATTGTAGGAATTTATAATAAGTGGAGCTACATATCCGTTTGGGTTGTTATCATTTATCCTTCCAAACCAAGTAAATGGTTTACCTGTTATCTTCTCATATACTCCCATAACTCTAGCATCTATGTTATTTCCACGGCTATTTTTATCTATATTGCTTACCTTAGCCCATTTATAAATAATCTCATCTATATGACTCTTTCTTGTTTTACTATCCATCATAAGATATAGATTTACCATAGTAGTTAATTTATCATTCTTACTCATAGCAGTATGTAAATTTTGCATATTTCCAGTAGCAGT
It encodes:
- a CDS encoding calcium-binding protein; amino-acid sequence: MQNLHTAMSKNDKLTTMVNLYLMMDSKTRKSHIDEIIYKWAKVSNIDKNSRGNNIDARVMGVYEKITGKPFTWFGRINDNNPNGYVAPLIINSYNEFKSYVYTNLELQTTYKKLSLDLKYQHFNAQTNRYEYKFNSLNQELTKLYEAKKYDDIITLTDTIRKATIYKANYQNSLKTNLITLAKDDGKFLSIILGSVINGTSNSDNLYGTNENEFLIGDKGNDTLNGGNGNDIYSFSKGDDNDTIYDSAGANDTIIFNDIKSSQVKLTRDLADLVITTIDDKGVKTEDSITIQNYFNIVEELGNGVVENIKFSDGVIWDLNEILKNAPIIATDGDDRLTLTNKNDTFDSLGGDDTINGGNGNDTINGNDGDDILHGDNGNDILDGGSGDDTLEGGFGDDVLIGGRGNDILKGGVGNDIYVFDEMFGNDTIINSNHSANLTDVDCIKFNNLSSKDIKLIRDDKDLLLIKINHISIFKSILDRTNSIRVEDFFINDKENSTSLNSLSSIDKIIFSDKILNLQDIKNTVITPTNQDDIIYAYAIGSTISSLDGNDKLYRECR